One window of Halorussus sp. MSC15.2 genomic DNA carries:
- a CDS encoding flippase activity-associated protein Agl23 has product MASKTETSASAASARETLTGYASRTQLVVVGITAAALLARFVSLGTRVAHQDEARVAYWAYRFMETGVYEYRPIVHGPFLTIVDGHLFGLFGASDFTMRLVVALIGGLLPLSALLFRERLRDSETVAMALLLAFNPILLYYSRFYRNDVLLAGLMLVAFGFFVRAYDHRRPAYLYAGVAAFALAFTTKENALVYPVTWAGAAVLLWDHRLFVERAGDRGLLTAVWARVRQTAVGVLNWWPHFTLVVFEFFAIVVFFYAPRGTDRLSGTDVPGLYEALANPTLLPAVVEHATLGSWNDFVGQWGGGNEGSYLSALKPLLSVLEAGAIVLLALAVLGFVVDRYVGERPSDAVSFTAYWGFASVLGYPVIVDNPFPWETIHMIVPLVVPAAVGLALIARLGFESVADGDALSATAAALILLLVVGQVGATAVSTSYLDSQSPDNELVQYAQSSSEMKPVLQEVRDVARSNDGIDVMYYGDDPNFDGDNFYAPDPSSHAVPPAGDGWFARLPFAWYMELYGAETDSVREPELLQGDDKPPVVIALGDANSCSKTYDNAEDIDEYMDGYRRYEVQRYLHDSGCVISSTVIYVDENATRE; this is encoded by the coding sequence ATGGCATCGAAAACTGAAACCTCCGCCTCGGCCGCGAGCGCCCGCGAAACGCTCACCGGGTACGCCTCCCGGACCCAACTCGTCGTGGTCGGGATTACGGCGGCCGCCCTGCTCGCGCGCTTCGTGAGCCTCGGCACCCGAGTCGCCCATCAGGACGAGGCTCGGGTCGCGTACTGGGCGTATCGCTTCATGGAGACCGGCGTCTACGAGTACCGACCTATCGTTCACGGCCCGTTCCTGACCATCGTGGACGGCCACCTGTTCGGTCTGTTCGGCGCGTCGGACTTCACGATGCGACTCGTAGTCGCGCTGATAGGCGGCCTGCTCCCGCTGTCGGCGCTGCTGTTCCGCGAGCGCCTCCGCGACTCCGAGACGGTAGCGATGGCGCTCCTGCTCGCGTTCAACCCAATCCTGCTCTACTACTCGCGGTTCTACCGCAACGACGTGCTGCTGGCGGGACTCATGCTGGTCGCGTTCGGCTTCTTCGTCCGGGCGTACGACCACCGGCGACCGGCATACCTCTACGCCGGGGTCGCCGCCTTCGCGCTGGCGTTCACCACCAAGGAGAACGCGCTGGTCTACCCCGTCACGTGGGCGGGCGCGGCGGTCCTGCTCTGGGACCACCGTCTGTTCGTCGAGCGGGCGGGCGACCGCGGCCTGCTCACGGCCGTCTGGGCGCGCGTCCGCCAGACCGCGGTCGGCGTGCTGAACTGGTGGCCCCACTTCACGCTGGTCGTCTTCGAGTTCTTCGCCATCGTCGTGTTCTTCTACGCGCCGCGCGGGACCGACCGACTCTCGGGGACCGACGTGCCCGGACTCTACGAGGCGCTCGCGAATCCGACCTTGCTCCCGGCGGTCGTCGAACACGCCACGCTCGGGTCGTGGAACGACTTCGTCGGCCAGTGGGGCGGCGGCAACGAGGGGTCGTACCTCTCTGCGCTCAAACCCCTGCTGTCGGTCCTCGAAGCGGGCGCAATCGTGCTGCTCGCGCTCGCCGTCCTCGGCTTCGTCGTGGACCGGTACGTCGGCGAACGACCCAGCGACGCGGTGTCGTTCACGGCCTACTGGGGCTTCGCCAGCGTGCTCGGCTACCCGGTCATCGTGGACAACCCGTTCCCGTGGGAGACGATTCACATGATAGTGCCGCTGGTCGTCCCGGCCGCGGTCGGTCTCGCGCTGATAGCCCGCCTCGGGTTCGAGAGCGTGGCCGACGGCGACGCGCTCTCCGCGACGGCGGCCGCACTGATTCTACTGCTGGTCGTCGGACAGGTCGGTGCGACCGCGGTCAGCACGTCCTACCTCGACTCCCAGAGTCCCGACAACGAACTCGTCCAGTACGCCCAGTCGTCCAGCGAGATGAAACCGGTACTTCAGGAGGTGCGCGACGTCGCCCGGTCGAACGACGGCATCGACGTGATGTACTACGGCGACGACCCGAACTTCGACGGCGACAACTTCTACGCGCCCGACCCGTCCTCCCACGCGGTGCCGCCGGCGGGCGACGGCTGGTTCGCCCGCCTGCCGTTCGCGTGGTACATGGAACTGTACGGCGCGGAGACCGACAGCGTGAGAGAACCCGAACTACTGCAGGGCGACGACAAGCCGCCGGTCGTCATCGCGCTCGGCGACGCGAACTCCTGCTCGAAGACGTACGACAACGCGGAGGACATCGACGAGTACATGGACGGCTACCGCCGCTACGAGGTCCAGCGCTACCTCCACGACAGCGGATGCGTCATCAGCAGCACGGTCATCTACGTGGACGAGAACGCGACGCGGGAGTGA
- a CDS encoding ATP-binding protein — protein sequence MSDAALDVVEFLLTASLYNDNRELDENDLPPRYRQVFWPDGAPESTDRDRPGSDNSPLGIERPIRPTIETARRATGVENPWSAISGLMFSDRDEFSGSLELTQPDMAEEWFLDRGEERILHNPVLAYAFEGEVDGADYEAARDANRPVQADRAWIDGLLSQYFADEEEEEMLDLVDIRAPEEIETTLDDLVLTEDQESEIHKIVKAIEHREYLAQIGLREIGKLLFVGPPGTGKTSTARALAYDLDLPFVEVKLSMITSQYLGETAKNVEKVFEVAKRLSPCILFMDEFDFVAKTRASDEHAAIKRAVNTLLKSIDNISLIQDDVLLIGATNHPDQLDAAAWRRFDEIVNFPKPDAGMRSDILRLITRPMDIVDFDPDELAEETEGLTGSDLRMVLREAVLDALTEERTALTQEDFVDAIKDFEERDNLKDLDMIEGDHDALVAGGDISGSGGASADGGHSHDH from the coding sequence ATGAGCGACGCGGCACTGGACGTCGTCGAATTCCTGCTCACCGCGAGCCTCTACAACGACAACCGAGAGCTAGACGAGAACGACCTTCCCCCGCGCTACCGGCAGGTCTTCTGGCCCGACGGCGCGCCAGAATCGACCGACCGTGACAGACCCGGAAGTGACAACTCCCCGCTCGGCATCGAGCGCCCGATTCGGCCCACCATCGAGACCGCACGTCGGGCGACCGGGGTCGAGAACCCGTGGAGCGCGATTTCGGGCCTGATGTTCAGCGACCGCGACGAGTTCTCCGGGTCGCTCGAACTCACGCAACCCGACATGGCCGAGGAGTGGTTCCTCGACCGGGGCGAAGAACGCATCCTCCACAATCCGGTACTGGCCTACGCCTTCGAGGGCGAGGTAGACGGGGCGGACTACGAGGCGGCCCGCGACGCCAACCGGCCGGTGCAGGCCGACCGCGCGTGGATAGACGGTCTCCTCTCGCAGTACTTCGCCGACGAGGAGGAAGAGGAGATGCTGGACCTCGTGGACATCCGAGCGCCCGAGGAGATAGAGACCACGCTGGACGACCTCGTGCTGACCGAGGACCAAGAGTCCGAGATTCACAAGATAGTGAAGGCCATCGAACACCGCGAGTACCTCGCGCAGATTGGCCTACGCGAAATCGGGAAACTCCTGTTCGTCGGGCCGCCCGGAACCGGGAAGACCTCGACCGCGCGGGCGCTGGCCTACGACCTCGACCTCCCGTTCGTGGAGGTCAAACTGTCGATGATAACGAGCCAGTACCTCGGTGAGACCGCCAAGAACGTCGAGAAGGTGTTCGAGGTGGCCAAGCGCCTCTCGCCCTGTATCCTCTTCATGGACGAGTTCGACTTCGTGGCCAAGACCCGCGCGAGCGACGAGCACGCCGCCATCAAGCGCGCGGTCAACACCCTGCTGAAGTCCATCGACAACATCAGTCTGATTCAGGACGACGTGCTGCTCATCGGCGCGACCAACCACCCCGACCAACTCGACGCCGCGGCGTGGCGTCGCTTCGACGAGATTGTCAACTTCCCCAAACCCGACGCGGGGATGCGCTCGGACATCCTCCGACTCATCACTCGGCCGATGGACATCGTGGACTTCGACCCCGACGAACTCGCCGAGGAGACCGAGGGCCTGACCGGCAGCGACCTCCGGATGGTGCTCCGCGAGGCGGTGCTGGACGCCCTGACCGAGGAGCGGACCGCGCTCACGCAGGAGGACTTCGTGGACGCCATCAAGGACTTCGAGGAGCGGGACAACCTCAAGGACCTCGACATGATAGAGGGCGACCACGACGCGCTGGTGGCCGGTGGCGACATCTCCGGGTCCGGCGGCGCGAGCGCGGACGGCGGGCACAGCCACGACCACTAA
- a CDS encoding MBL fold metallo-hydrolase — protein MQVTLLGTGDTTGTPTPDCDCDTCEEARSRGVERSRFSVHVRNERTGEALLIDLSPDFRHQFLTHDVGLPDEAVVTHIHFDHLDGLGNAYRLLDALPVYAADEVDPVTDESVADTIRRKYDYLDRVTVRDRTPLEPFETCGFEVTLVPVEHPPMLCYGVVVVDPETGAKLALTGDTNYAVPDESRAVLADADLLLADAIVPAHLCEHHPMGGDHHGPDGVPRTFGTKHMTREGALALAEELDAAETRLVHLAHYYPAEEAFEEPLAIDGEQYHL, from the coding sequence ATGCAGGTCACCCTCCTCGGCACCGGCGACACGACCGGCACGCCCACGCCGGACTGCGACTGCGACACCTGCGAGGAAGCACGCAGTCGCGGCGTCGAGCGCTCGCGGTTCTCGGTGCACGTCCGCAACGAACGCACCGGCGAGGCCCTGCTGATAGACCTCAGCCCCGACTTTCGCCACCAGTTCCTGACTCACGACGTGGGCCTGCCCGACGAAGCCGTCGTCACCCACATTCACTTCGACCACCTCGACGGACTCGGCAACGCCTACCGACTGCTGGACGCCCTGCCGGTCTACGCCGCGGACGAGGTGGACCCCGTCACCGACGAGAGCGTCGCCGACACGATTCGGCGCAAGTACGACTACCTCGACAGGGTGACGGTCCGGGACCGGACGCCGCTCGAACCCTTCGAGACCTGCGGGTTCGAGGTGACGTTGGTCCCGGTCGAACACCCGCCGATGCTCTGCTACGGCGTCGTCGTCGTTGACCCCGAGACCGGCGCGAAACTCGCGTTGACCGGCGACACCAACTACGCGGTTCCAGACGAGAGTCGCGCGGTGCTGGCCGACGCCGACCTCCTGCTGGCCGACGCAATCGTCCCCGCGCACCTCTGCGAACACCATCCGATGGGCGGCGACCACCACGGCCCGGACGGCGTCCCCCGGACGTTCGGCACCAAGCACATGACCCGAGAGGGGGCGCTGGCGCTGGCCGAGGAACTCGACGCCGCGGAGACGCGGTTAGTCCACCTCGCTCACTACTATCCCGCCGAGGAGGCCTTCGAGGAACCGCTGGCTATCGACGGCGAACAGTACCACCTCTGA
- a CDS encoding arylsulfotransferase family protein, with protein MVAPVVATPNTDARSVASQASPNPCAGTIDAPTNGTTVISVQGFRFGKNGGKRPAKLVGVGPNGEIEWVHQSAEKYDVAWGYDVDRMDNGNLFVTATVKGHRTLVYEFDPRTQERVWSKTFDIADTHDADLINNGSEILLANMRNYNASAQRNDDRIFVYNRTTEEITWEWRFDDHYDPETLEENYTDDWTHVNDVDKVGEGLYLASPRNFDQAIVVNRSTNEIVMKLGEDGKKNILSEQHNPDYLESENGTPTLLVGDSENDRIVEYANPDGNLTNGEGWNRTWTLTGNLSWPRDADRLPSGNTLVTDSANHRVVEVTPEGEVVWEFYAPWLVYDAVRLPAGEHGGPTATDLNATGTARLHGDSGRHANATALSRCHDVLQNISGLANGQGPTGETTDGQATEGRTSEGAMDDGETTASGGETEDREPASAKTGVPGFGPLAAVGALGTLLVGLGVARRR; from the coding sequence ATGGTAGCACCGGTCGTCGCTACCCCGAACACCGACGCGCGCTCGGTCGCGTCGCAGGCGTCCCCCAATCCCTGCGCGGGAACCATCGACGCCCCCACGAACGGGACCACGGTCATCAGCGTTCAGGGGTTCCGGTTCGGGAAGAACGGCGGCAAGCGCCCGGCGAAACTCGTCGGAGTCGGGCCGAACGGCGAAATCGAGTGGGTCCACCAGAGCGCCGAGAAGTACGACGTGGCGTGGGGATACGACGTGGACCGGATGGACAACGGGAACCTCTTCGTCACCGCCACGGTGAAGGGCCACCGGACGCTCGTCTACGAGTTCGACCCCCGGACGCAGGAGCGCGTCTGGTCGAAGACCTTCGACATCGCCGACACCCACGACGCCGACCTCATCAACAACGGTAGCGAGATTCTGCTGGCGAACATGCGCAACTACAACGCGTCGGCCCAGCGGAACGACGACCGCATCTTCGTCTACAACCGCACGACCGAGGAGATAACGTGGGAGTGGCGCTTCGACGACCACTACGACCCCGAGACCCTCGAAGAGAACTACACCGACGACTGGACCCACGTCAACGACGTGGACAAGGTCGGCGAGGGTCTCTACCTCGCCTCGCCGCGGAACTTCGACCAAGCCATCGTGGTGAACCGCTCCACGAACGAAATCGTGATGAAACTCGGCGAGGACGGGAAGAAGAACATTCTGTCAGAACAGCACAATCCCGACTATCTCGAGAGCGAGAACGGGACGCCGACGCTGCTGGTCGGCGACAGCGAGAACGACCGCATCGTGGAGTACGCGAATCCGGACGGCAATCTGACGAACGGTGAGGGCTGGAACCGGACGTGGACGCTCACCGGGAATCTCTCGTGGCCCCGAGACGCCGACCGCCTGCCGAGCGGCAACACCCTCGTCACCGATTCGGCGAACCACCGGGTGGTCGAGGTGACGCCCGAAGGCGAGGTCGTCTGGGAGTTCTACGCCCCGTGGCTGGTGTACGACGCCGTCCGACTCCCCGCCGGAGAACACGGCGGTCCGACCGCGACCGACCTGAACGCCACCGGGACCGCCCGACTCCACGGCGACTCCGGACGCCACGCGAACGCGACGGCGCTGAGTCGGTGCCACGACGTGCTCCAGAACATCAGCGGTCTGGCCAACGGTCAGGGTCCGACGGGAGAAACGACGGACGGGCAAGCGACTGAGGGCCGGACTTCCGAGGGCGCGATGGACGACGGGGAGACGACCGCCAGCGGCGGCGAAACCGAAGACCGCGAACCGGCGAGTGCCAAGACCGGCGTTCCCGGCTTCGGCCCCCTCGCGGCGGTCGGGGCGCTCGGGACGCTGTTGGTCGGACTCGGCGTCGCGCGGCGTCGGTAG
- a CDS encoding DUF6653 family protein has product MNISLRERLADADFWDRHANPASGWSRVPTGPLLVYAIYARNWRLLAATVAFVAVNPVLFPEPDPDADEGWMTKGVRGERLWMRGADAGRANLLNVANAPVFLYALHSAVRRRPGRTALFTALTMALKLAFVDRMAKLYERENGRDEGRESAGEGA; this is encoded by the coding sequence ATGAACATCTCACTCAGGGAACGCCTCGCGGACGCCGACTTCTGGGACCGCCACGCCAACCCCGCCAGCGGGTGGTCCCGCGTGCCGACCGGTCCGCTGCTGGTCTACGCCATCTACGCCCGGAACTGGAGGCTCCTCGCCGCGACGGTGGCGTTCGTCGCCGTCAACCCCGTCCTCTTCCCGGAACCCGACCCCGACGCCGACGAGGGCTGGATGACGAAGGGCGTCCGGGGCGAGCGGTTGTGGATGCGGGGCGCGGACGCGGGCCGAGCGAACTTGCTGAACGTCGCCAACGCGCCGGTGTTCCTCTACGCGCTCCACTCGGCGGTCCGGCGACGCCCCGGCCGGACCGCGCTGTTCACGGCGCTGACGATGGCGCTGAAACTGGCGTTCGTGGACCGGATGGCGAAACTCTACGAGCGCGAGAACGGGCGAGACGAAGGCCGAGAGTCCGCCGGGGAGGGAGCGTGA
- the yqeC gene encoding selenium cofactor biosynthesis protein YqeC, with translation MTLPEALDAETGLTCVVGAGGKKTTLYALADRLDRAVVTATVRIPIFDAAVAEMVVTDDPVAALDATDAPVRFPLGLVPEREREDRYRGYDPETVSALAGAHDGPVLAKADGARTRWLKAPNQREPRIPAAADTVVPIASARVVGETLSDDRVHRPGRVAAVADREVGDEIRPEDVAAVLASDEGGLKGVPKGATAVPVVNMVDSPELERTGREIAEGVLDRTPDGVSRVVLTRMVADDPVVAVVE, from the coding sequence GTGACCCTTCCAGAGGCGCTCGACGCCGAGACCGGACTGACCTGCGTGGTCGGCGCGGGCGGGAAGAAGACGACGCTCTACGCGCTGGCCGACCGCCTCGACCGCGCCGTCGTGACCGCGACGGTCCGCATCCCCATCTTCGACGCGGCGGTGGCCGAGATGGTCGTGACCGACGACCCCGTGGCCGCGCTCGACGCGACCGACGCCCCTGTCCGCTTCCCGCTGGGACTCGTGCCAGAGCGCGAGCGCGAGGACCGCTACCGCGGCTACGACCCCGAGACCGTGAGCGCCCTCGCCGGCGCCCACGACGGACCGGTCCTCGCGAAGGCCGACGGCGCGCGGACGCGCTGGCTGAAGGCCCCTAACCAGCGCGAACCCCGGATTCCCGCGGCGGCCGACACGGTGGTTCCAATCGCCAGCGCCCGCGTCGTCGGCGAGACGCTCTCGGACGACCGTGTCCACCGGCCCGGGCGCGTGGCCGCCGTCGCGGACCGCGAGGTCGGCGACGAAATTCGCCCCGAGGACGTGGCGGCGGTCCTCGCCAGCGACGAGGGCGGCCTGAAGGGCGTCCCGAAGGGCGCGACCGCGGTTCCCGTCGTCAACATGGTCGATTCGCCGGAACTGGAGCGAACCGGCCGCGAAATCGCCGAGGGGGTCCTCGACCGCACGCCCGACGGGGTTTCCCGCGTCGTCCTGACCCGGATGGTCGCCGACGACCCCGTGGTCGCCGTGGTGGAGTGA